In Cotesia glomerata isolate CgM1 linkage group LG3, MPM_Cglom_v2.3, whole genome shotgun sequence, one genomic interval encodes:
- the LOC123261264 gene encoding MAP kinase-interacting serine/threonine-protein kinase 1-like isoform X3: MTQIRGFEPSTSGDDRTMNGVSVRVVLISEQVDKFSWIGKYLELYKLTGEVLGEGAYASVQTCTSLYTDLEYAVKIIDKIPGHARTRVFKEVETFHHCQGHPNIIQLIEFFEDDERFYLVFEKINGGQLLRRIQERVHFSEREASQIVKEIAGALHFLHKKGIAHRDLKPENILCVYPDKLTPIKVCDFDLGSGIKFNNSQSPLATPQLLTPVGSAEFMAPEVVEAFIGESNYYDKRCDLWSLGVIMYILLCGYPPFYGNCGTDCGWEKGENCQACQELLFTSIQQGIYDFPAREWKDISEDAKDLIRGLLVKDAHQRLSAECVLNHQWINPGPTITVAGNRPLITPEIIRRNNSARELSAFAESAMAVNRVVHQHFSINHLEDLAETREPRLSTSSMDDDNHPYGHMSDTSSEGSEPSKHCVAHSSIEFDSNSRRKSCSMHSTIEHSDCKFIGDSRLNGKDALAHLYGLSPPSESKLMQRRIKARSNLLERRNPAFVASPSG; the protein is encoded by the exons ATGACTCAAATAAGGGGGTTCGAACCCAGTACGAGTGGCGATGATAGAACGATGAACGGCGTGAGTGTCCGGGTTGTACTAATTTCGGAGCAGGTTGATAAGTTCTCGTGGATTGGGAAATATCTCG aGCTGTACAAACTGACGGGCGAAGTACTGGGCGAGGGAGCGTACGCTTCAGTGCAAACTTGCACATCCCTCTACACAGATCTGGAGTACGCGGTTAAGATTATTGACAAGATTCCCGGGCATGCTCGCACCAGGGTCTTCAAGGAGGTCGAGACTTTCCATCATTGCCAGGGTCATCCGAATATAATCCAGCTGATCGAGTTCTTTGAAGACGACGAGCGGTTCTATCTCGTCTTCGAGAAGATCAACGGTGGGCAATTGCTGAGGAGGATTCAAGAACGCGTTCATTTTAGCGAGAGAGAGGCCAGTCAGATTGTCAAAGAAATTGCTGGAGCACTTCATTTTCTTCACAAAAAAG GTATCGCACACAGAGACTTGAAGCCAGAAAACATCCTTTGCGTCTACCCAGACAAATTGACGCCAATAAAAGTTTGTGACTTTGATCTTGGATCTGGTATTAAATTCAACAACTCGCAAAGTCCTCTGGCGACACCGCAACTACTAACACCAGTTGGCAGCGCAGAGTTTATGGCACCAGAAGTTGTCGAGGCTTTTATCGGAGAGTCAAATTACTATGACAAACGTTGTGATTTGTGGAGTCTTGGCGTGataatgtacattttattgTGCGGTTATCCGCCGTTTTACGGCAACTGCGGCACCGACTGCGGCTGGGAGAAAGGGGAAAATTGCCAGGCGTGTCAAGAATTGTTGTTCACCAGCATTCAGCAGGGGATTTACGATTTTCCAGCCAGAGAATGGAAAGACATTTCCGAGGACGCCAAGGATCTTATTCGCGGGCTGCTTGTCAAAGACGCCCACCAGAGATTGAGCGCCGAGTGCGTTCTCAATCATCAATGGATCAATCCTGGGCCTACTATCACTGTTGCTGGCAACAGGCCACTCATTACACCTGAAATAATAag AAGGAACAATTCCGCCCGTGAACTTTCAGCGTTCGCTGAGTCAGCAATGGCCGTGAATCGCGTAGTGCATCAGCACTTTTCAATAAACCACCTGGAAGATCTGGCGGAGACTCGCGAACCCAGGCTGTCGACATCCTCGATGGACGATGACAATCATCCTTACGGCCATATGTCTGATACCAGCAGCGAAGGCTCGGAGCCCAGCAAGCACTGTGTTGCTCACTCTTCCATTGAATTTGATTCTAATTCACGCCGCAAGTCATGCTCCATGCACTCAACCATCGAGCACAGTGATTGCAAATTCATCGGCGATAGTCGTCTCAACGGTAAAGACGCGCTGGCTCATCTCTACGGTCTATCACCGCCGAGTGAGAGTAAACTGATGCAGCGTCGGATAAAAGCACGCTCTAATCTTCTCGAACGACGTAACCCGGCATTCGTCGCATCCCCAAGTGGCTGA
- the LOC123261264 gene encoding MAP kinase-interacting serine/threonine-protein kinase 1-like isoform X1, with the protein MAGSRANIQKDGEETSSEAVESDEKPEATLNGCGKESAEASAVDGNRRDVTSTGEPLSSVHARQEEARRRRRRKHRSGSSLVSSCFQELYKLTGEVLGEGAYASVQTCTSLYTDLEYAVKIIDKIPGHARTRVFKEVETFHHCQGHPNIIQLIEFFEDDERFYLVFEKINGGQLLRRIQERVHFSEREASQIVKEIAGALHFLHKKGIAHRDLKPENILCVYPDKLTPIKVCDFDLGSGIKFNNSQSPLATPQLLTPVGSAEFMAPEVVEAFIGESNYYDKRCDLWSLGVIMYILLCGYPPFYGNCGTDCGWEKGENCQACQELLFTSIQQGIYDFPAREWKDISEDAKDLIRGLLVKDAHQRLSAECVLNHQWINPGPTITVAGNRPLITPEIIRRNNSARELSAFAESAMAVNRVVHQHFSINHLEDLAETREPRLSTSSMDDDNHPYGHMSDTSSEGSEPSKHCVAHSSIEFDSNSRRKSCSMHSTIEHSDCKFIGDSRLNGKDALAHLYGLSPPSESKLMQRRIKARSNLLERRNPAFVASPSG; encoded by the exons tGGATGGAAATCGCAGAGACGTAACTTCAACTGGAGAACCACTCAGCTCAGTCCACGCAAGACAAGAGGAAGCCCGACGTAGACGACGTAGGAAGCATCGTTCGGGCTCATCTCTCGTCTCGTCATGCTTCCAAG aGCTGTACAAACTGACGGGCGAAGTACTGGGCGAGGGAGCGTACGCTTCAGTGCAAACTTGCACATCCCTCTACACAGATCTGGAGTACGCGGTTAAGATTATTGACAAGATTCCCGGGCATGCTCGCACCAGGGTCTTCAAGGAGGTCGAGACTTTCCATCATTGCCAGGGTCATCCGAATATAATCCAGCTGATCGAGTTCTTTGAAGACGACGAGCGGTTCTATCTCGTCTTCGAGAAGATCAACGGTGGGCAATTGCTGAGGAGGATTCAAGAACGCGTTCATTTTAGCGAGAGAGAGGCCAGTCAGATTGTCAAAGAAATTGCTGGAGCACTTCATTTTCTTCACAAAAAAG GTATCGCACACAGAGACTTGAAGCCAGAAAACATCCTTTGCGTCTACCCAGACAAATTGACGCCAATAAAAGTTTGTGACTTTGATCTTGGATCTGGTATTAAATTCAACAACTCGCAAAGTCCTCTGGCGACACCGCAACTACTAACACCAGTTGGCAGCGCAGAGTTTATGGCACCAGAAGTTGTCGAGGCTTTTATCGGAGAGTCAAATTACTATGACAAACGTTGTGATTTGTGGAGTCTTGGCGTGataatgtacattttattgTGCGGTTATCCGCCGTTTTACGGCAACTGCGGCACCGACTGCGGCTGGGAGAAAGGGGAAAATTGCCAGGCGTGTCAAGAATTGTTGTTCACCAGCATTCAGCAGGGGATTTACGATTTTCCAGCCAGAGAATGGAAAGACATTTCCGAGGACGCCAAGGATCTTATTCGCGGGCTGCTTGTCAAAGACGCCCACCAGAGATTGAGCGCCGAGTGCGTTCTCAATCATCAATGGATCAATCCTGGGCCTACTATCACTGTTGCTGGCAACAGGCCACTCATTACACCTGAAATAATAag AAGGAACAATTCCGCCCGTGAACTTTCAGCGTTCGCTGAGTCAGCAATGGCCGTGAATCGCGTAGTGCATCAGCACTTTTCAATAAACCACCTGGAAGATCTGGCGGAGACTCGCGAACCCAGGCTGTCGACATCCTCGATGGACGATGACAATCATCCTTACGGCCATATGTCTGATACCAGCAGCGAAGGCTCGGAGCCCAGCAAGCACTGTGTTGCTCACTCTTCCATTGAATTTGATTCTAATTCACGCCGCAAGTCATGCTCCATGCACTCAACCATCGAGCACAGTGATTGCAAATTCATCGGCGATAGTCGTCTCAACGGTAAAGACGCGCTGGCTCATCTCTACGGTCTATCACCGCCGAGTGAGAGTAAACTGATGCAGCGTCGGATAAAAGCACGCTCTAATCTTCTCGAACGACGTAACCCGGCATTCGTCGCATCCCCAAGTGGCTGA
- the LOC123261264 gene encoding MAP kinase-interacting serine/threonine-protein kinase 1-like isoform X2, with protein sequence MVEKILEEREDGHQDAGRVDGNRRDVTSTGEPLSSVHARQEEARRRRRRKHRSGSSLVSSCFQELYKLTGEVLGEGAYASVQTCTSLYTDLEYAVKIIDKIPGHARTRVFKEVETFHHCQGHPNIIQLIEFFEDDERFYLVFEKINGGQLLRRIQERVHFSEREASQIVKEIAGALHFLHKKGIAHRDLKPENILCVYPDKLTPIKVCDFDLGSGIKFNNSQSPLATPQLLTPVGSAEFMAPEVVEAFIGESNYYDKRCDLWSLGVIMYILLCGYPPFYGNCGTDCGWEKGENCQACQELLFTSIQQGIYDFPAREWKDISEDAKDLIRGLLVKDAHQRLSAECVLNHQWINPGPTITVAGNRPLITPEIIRRNNSARELSAFAESAMAVNRVVHQHFSINHLEDLAETREPRLSTSSMDDDNHPYGHMSDTSSEGSEPSKHCVAHSSIEFDSNSRRKSCSMHSTIEHSDCKFIGDSRLNGKDALAHLYGLSPPSESKLMQRRIKARSNLLERRNPAFVASPSG encoded by the exons tGGATGGAAATCGCAGAGACGTAACTTCAACTGGAGAACCACTCAGCTCAGTCCACGCAAGACAAGAGGAAGCCCGACGTAGACGACGTAGGAAGCATCGTTCGGGCTCATCTCTCGTCTCGTCATGCTTCCAAG aGCTGTACAAACTGACGGGCGAAGTACTGGGCGAGGGAGCGTACGCTTCAGTGCAAACTTGCACATCCCTCTACACAGATCTGGAGTACGCGGTTAAGATTATTGACAAGATTCCCGGGCATGCTCGCACCAGGGTCTTCAAGGAGGTCGAGACTTTCCATCATTGCCAGGGTCATCCGAATATAATCCAGCTGATCGAGTTCTTTGAAGACGACGAGCGGTTCTATCTCGTCTTCGAGAAGATCAACGGTGGGCAATTGCTGAGGAGGATTCAAGAACGCGTTCATTTTAGCGAGAGAGAGGCCAGTCAGATTGTCAAAGAAATTGCTGGAGCACTTCATTTTCTTCACAAAAAAG GTATCGCACACAGAGACTTGAAGCCAGAAAACATCCTTTGCGTCTACCCAGACAAATTGACGCCAATAAAAGTTTGTGACTTTGATCTTGGATCTGGTATTAAATTCAACAACTCGCAAAGTCCTCTGGCGACACCGCAACTACTAACACCAGTTGGCAGCGCAGAGTTTATGGCACCAGAAGTTGTCGAGGCTTTTATCGGAGAGTCAAATTACTATGACAAACGTTGTGATTTGTGGAGTCTTGGCGTGataatgtacattttattgTGCGGTTATCCGCCGTTTTACGGCAACTGCGGCACCGACTGCGGCTGGGAGAAAGGGGAAAATTGCCAGGCGTGTCAAGAATTGTTGTTCACCAGCATTCAGCAGGGGATTTACGATTTTCCAGCCAGAGAATGGAAAGACATTTCCGAGGACGCCAAGGATCTTATTCGCGGGCTGCTTGTCAAAGACGCCCACCAGAGATTGAGCGCCGAGTGCGTTCTCAATCATCAATGGATCAATCCTGGGCCTACTATCACTGTTGCTGGCAACAGGCCACTCATTACACCTGAAATAATAag AAGGAACAATTCCGCCCGTGAACTTTCAGCGTTCGCTGAGTCAGCAATGGCCGTGAATCGCGTAGTGCATCAGCACTTTTCAATAAACCACCTGGAAGATCTGGCGGAGACTCGCGAACCCAGGCTGTCGACATCCTCGATGGACGATGACAATCATCCTTACGGCCATATGTCTGATACCAGCAGCGAAGGCTCGGAGCCCAGCAAGCACTGTGTTGCTCACTCTTCCATTGAATTTGATTCTAATTCACGCCGCAAGTCATGCTCCATGCACTCAACCATCGAGCACAGTGATTGCAAATTCATCGGCGATAGTCGTCTCAACGGTAAAGACGCGCTGGCTCATCTCTACGGTCTATCACCGCCGAGTGAGAGTAAACTGATGCAGCGTCGGATAAAAGCACGCTCTAATCTTCTCGAACGACGTAACCCGGCATTCGTCGCATCCCCAAGTGGCTGA